The following coding sequences lie in one Sorex araneus isolate mSorAra2 chromosome 4, mSorAra2.pri, whole genome shotgun sequence genomic window:
- the LOC129404315 gene encoding translation initiation factor IF-2-like codes for MNFLIIRGGRKALGPLGSGGAGPGPAPRARPRHPVPGQRRAAPPGRGAGPGLPAASASGGPSVRPSEARAQVEARDRGQSRGPRPAGTPRVPAPQGCARLGRAGPGPGGARRGGRGGRRPPGTARPSRRQQREPGARASAAEQAVPAVRPACPARGSTPVPRARVAAGPRGARGIVNAGAKRRLFCRAAIGLGSPGGDRSVPSGKQVIRLLTSHLKKTQLK; via the exons ATGAACTTTTTAATAATCCGAGGAGGGAGGAAAGCCCTCGGTCCCCTCGGCTCCgggggcgccgggccaggccccgcTCCGCGGGCGCGCCCCCGGCACCCAGTCCCTGGCCAACGCCGAGCAGCGcccccggggcgcggggccgggccggggcttcCTGCCGCGTCTGCGTCCGGAGGTCCGAGCGTCCGCCCGTCCGAGGCCCGGGCTCAGGTAGAGGCGCGGGACCGGGGGCAGAGCAGAGGGCCTCGCCCGGCCGGGACCCCGCGCGTCCCGGCGCCGCAGGGCTGCGCTCGGCTGGGGCGTGCGGGGCCGGGGCCTGGCGgagcgcggcgcggcgggcgagGAGGCCGGCGTCCGCCCGGGACGGCGCGCCCGAGCCGGCGGCAGCAGCGGGAGCCCGGGGCGCGGGCCTCGGCGGCCGAGCAGGCAG tccccgccgtCCGGCCCGCCTGTCCCGCGCGAGGTTCCACCCCGGTCCCCAGAGCCCGAGTTGCCGCAGGCCCGCGGGGCGCCCGCGGGATCGTGAACGCTGGAGCCAAGCGCAGGCTTTTCTGCCGGGCCGCGATCGGCCTCGGCTCGCCGGGAGGTGACCGCTCGGTGCCCTCCGGGAAGCAGGTAATTCGCCTCCTCACCTCCCACCTCAAGAAGACGCAGTTAAAAtga
- the GATA2 gene encoding endothelial transcription factor GATA-2: MEVAPEQPRWMAHPAVLNAQHPDSHHPGLAHNYMEPAQLLPPDEVDVFFNHLDSQGNPYYANPAHARARVSYSPAHARLTGGQMCRPHLLHSPGLPWLDGGKAALSAAAAHHHNPWTVSPFSKTPLHPSAAGGPAGPLSVYPGAGGGTGGGSGSSVASLTPTAAHSGSHLFGFPPTPPKEVSPDPSTTGAASPASSSAGGSVARGEDKDGVKYQVSLTESMKLESGSPLRPGLAAMGTQPATHHPIPTYPSYVPAAHDYSGGLFHPGGFLGGPTSSFTPKQRSKARSCSEGRECVNCGATATPLWRRDGTGHYLCNACGLYHKMNGQNRPLIKPKRRLSAARRAGTCCANCQTTTTTLWRRNANGDPVCNACGLYYKLHNVNRPLTMKKEGIQTRNRKMSNKSKKSKKGSECFEELSKCMQDKSAPFSAAALAGHMAPVGHLPPFSHSGHILPTPTPIHPSSSLSFGHPHPSSMVTAMG; encoded by the exons ATGGAGGTGGCGCCCGAGCAGCCGCGCTGGATGGCGCACCCCGCCGTGCTCAACGCGCAGCACCCCGACTCGCACCACCCGGGCCTGGCGCACAACTACATGGAGCCGGCGCAGCTGCTGCCCCCCGACGAGGTGGACGTCTTCTTCAACCACCTCGACTCCCAGGGCAACCCGTACTACGCCAACCCGGCCCACGCGCGGGCGCGCGTCTCCTACAGTCCCGCGCACG CGCGCCTGACCGGGGGCCAGATGTGCCGGCCACACTTGTTGCACAGCCCGGGCCTGCCCTGGCTGGATGGTGGCAAAGCCgccctgtccgccgccgccgctcaCCACCACAACCCCTGGACCGTGAGCCCCTTCTCCAAGACGCCCCTGCACCCCTCGGCTGCAGGAGGCCCTGCCGGCCCCCTCTCCGTGTAccctggggccgggggtgggactgggggaggCAGCGGGAGCTCCGtggcctccctcacccccacggCCGCCCACTCCGGCTCTCATCTCTTCGGCTTCCCACCCACGCCCCCCAAGGAAGTGTcccctgaccccagcaccaccggggCGGCCTCCCCGGCCTCCTCCTCGGCCGGGGGGAGCGTGGCCCGCGGGGAGGACAAGGATGGCGTCAAGTACCAAGTGTCCCTGACGGAGAGCATGAAGCTGGAGAGCGGCAGCCCCCTGCGTCCAGGCCTGGCGGCCATGGGCACGCAGCCGGCCAcgcaccaccccatccccacgtACCCGTCCTACGTGCCGGCCGCTCACGACTACAGCGGCGGGCTCTTTCACCCCGGAGGCTTCCTGGGGGGCCCCACCTCCAGCTTCACCCCCAAGCAACGGAGCAAAGCACGTTCCTGCTCAG aGGGCCGGGAGTGTGTCAACTGTGGAGCGACGGCCACCCCTCTCTGGCGGCGGGACGGCACCGGCCACTACCTGTGCAACGCCTGTGGGCTCTACCACAAGATGAACGGGCAGAACCGGCCCCTCATCAAGCCCAAGCGGAGACTG tCGGCCGCCAGGAGAGCCGGCACCTGTTGTGCAAATTGTCAGACGACAACCACCACCTTATGGCGCCGGAACGCCAACGGGGACCCCGTGTGCAACGCCTGCGGCCTCTACTACAAGCTGCACAAT GTGAACAGGCCGCTGACCATGAAGAAGGAAGGCATCCAGACCCGGAACCGGAAGATGTCCAACAAGTCCAAGAAGAGCAAGAAGGGCAGCGAGTGCTTCGAGGAGCTGTCCAAGTGCATGCAGGACAAGTCCGCCCCCTTCAGCGCAGCCGCCCTGGCCGGACACATGGCGCCCGTGGGCCACCTGCCGCCTTTCAGCCACTCCGGACACATCTTGCCCACCCCGACGCCCATCCACCCTTCCTCTAGCCTCTCCTTtggtcacccccacccctccagcatggtgaccgccatggGCTag